The following proteins are co-located in the Vigna unguiculata cultivar IT97K-499-35 chromosome 9, ASM411807v1, whole genome shotgun sequence genome:
- the LOC114164746 gene encoding uncharacterized protein LOC114164746, giving the protein MAAEVYYQAVGTLQSHSHLNNFNRHQKHQNNTVRLVARDFISGNGLSRRSTNRSGRRNCTVIRSLASQTSVVDPVLSPSRSNAGDSNKKSNEAALILIRHGESLWNEKNLFTGCVDVPLSKKGIDEAIEAGKRISSIPVDVIFTSALIRAQMTAMLAMTQHRRGKVPIVLHNESERARSWSQVFSEDTKKQSIPVIQAWQLNERMYGELQGLNKQETADRYGKEQVHEWRRSYDIPPPNGESLEMCAQRAVAYFRDQIEPQLLSGKNVMISAHGNSLRSIIMYLDKLTSQEVISLELSTGIPMLYIFKEGRFIRRGSPIGPSEAGVYAYTRRLALYKQKLDDMFQ; this is encoded by the exons ATGGCTGCTGAAGTATATTACCAGGCTGTTGGCACTTTGCAGTCCCATTCTCATCTGAACAATTTTAATCGTCACCAGAAGCACCAAAACAACACAGTAAGATTGGTGGCTAGGGATTTTATCAGTGGTAATGGCTTGTCAAGGAGAAGTACTAACCGCTCTGGTCGGAGGAATTGTACTGTAATTCGATCTCTAGCTTCGCAAACATCAGTGGTTGATCCGGTGTTATCTCCTTCAAGAAGCAACGCTGGTGACAGTAACAAGAAATCAA ATGAAGCAGCTTTAATCCTTATTCGGCATGGTGAGTCATTATGGAATGAAAAGAACTTATTCACAGGGTGTGTTGATGTCCCTCTAAGCAAGAAGGGTATAGATGAAGCAATTGAAGCTGGAAAAAGAATTAGCAGCATTCCTGTTGATGTCATATTTACATCGGCTTTGATTCGTGCACAAATGACAGCCATGCTTGCTATGACCCAGCACCGTCGTGGGAAG GTCCCTATCGTTTTGCACAATGAAAGTGAACGAGCAAGGTCATGGAGTCAAGTTTTTAGTGAAGATACAAAAAAACAGTCCATTCCAGTCATACAAGCTTGGCAACTAAATGAAAGAAT GTATGGGGAACTGCAAGGTCTCAATAAACAAGAAACAGCCGACAGATATGGGAAAGAGCAAGTCCATGAGTGGCGCCGGAGTTATGACATACCTCCTCCAAATGGTGAAAGCTTGGAAATGTGTGCCCAAAGAGCAGTTGCCTATTTCAGAGACCAA ATTGAACCACAACTTTTATCTGGAAAGAATGTTATGATTTCAGCCCATGGGAATTCATTGAGATCCATTATCATGTACCTTGATAAATTAACTTCCCAAGAG GTCATTAGTTTGGAACTGTCAACTGGAATTCCCATGCTTTACATTTTCAAAGAGGGAAGATTCATTAGGAGGGGAAGTCCCATAGGGCCTTCTGAAGCTGGAGTTTATGCCTATACAAGG CGTTTGGCTCTTTACAAGCAGAAGTTGGATGACATGTTCCAGTGA
- the LOC114164747 gene encoding phosphatidylinositol transfer protein 3-like — translation MSQVSKKAASNGHEKMVISKEHQAKITEVRKLIGPLSAKESLYCSDATITRYLSSRNWNVMKAAQMLKQSLKWRKEYKPEEIRWEEIADEAKTGLMYKPNYLDKYGRSVLVMRPCLQNSKSTQGQIKHFVYCMESAILNLAPNQEQVVWLVDFQGFKLSNISFKVAHETAQVVQEYYPKRLGLAILYNAPMIFQPFFSMVKPFLESETYNKIKFGYSNDHSTKKIMEDLFDKSILESAFGGNGETGVDLNKYAERMKEDDSKKLSFWTPVKSLSSVSHNAPLDSIRLDADSDASNNEKILVPN, via the exons ATGAGCCAGGTTTCGAAAAAAGCTGCCTCTAACGGTCATGAGAAAATGGTGATTTCCAAAGAACATCAGGCAAAG ATTACTGAGGTGAGAAAGTTGATAGGGCCATTATCAGCTAAGGAATCTCTGTACTGTTCTGATGCAACCATCACAAGGTATTTAAGCTCACGAAATTGGAATGTCATGAAGGCAGCTCAAATGTTGAAGCAGAGCCTGAAATGGAGAAAAGAATACAAACCTGAAGAGATTCGCTGG GAAGAGATTGCGGATGAAGCAAAGACAGGGTTGATGTATAAACCAAATTATCTTGACAAATATGGGAGATCAGTGCTTGTAATGAGACCTTGTCTCCAG AATTCGAAGTCAACACAAGGACAGATTAAGCATTTTGTGTACTGCATGGAGAGCGCCATTTTAAATCTTGCACCAAACCAGGAACAGGTGGTCTGGCTGGTAGATTTCCAGGGTTTCAAGTTGTCAAATATATCATTCAAGGTGGCTCACGAAACCGCCCAAGTGGTGCAGGAGTATTATCCAAAGCGGCTGGGATTGGCCATATTGTACAATGCACCCATGATCTTCCAACCATTTTTCTCG ATGGTAAAGCCCTTTTTAGAGAGTGAGacttataacaaaataaagtttGGCTATTCAAACGACCACAGTACAAAGAAGATTATGGAGGATTTGTTTGATAAGAGTATTCTTGAATCTGCATTTGGGGGGAATGGAGAAACAGGAGTTGACCTAAATAAATATGCTGAGAGAATGAAAGAGGATGACAGTAAGAAACTTTCTTTCTGGACACCGGTCAAGTCTCTGTCATCAGTTTCACACAATGCCCCCTTAGATTCAATCAGGTTAGATGCAGATTCTGATGCTTCCAACAATGAGAAAATTCTTGTTCCTAACTGA
- the LOC114162962 gene encoding phosphatidylinositol transfer protein 3-like, with product MSEDQKKSASKGHDEMVVSQEQQAKITEVRELIGQLSDKESLYCSDASISRYLVSRNWNVKKTAQMLKQSLKWRKEFKPEEIRWEEVAADAESGSIYRPNYQDKFGRSVIVMTPRRKNSLSTEREIKYLVQCLENAISNLPPQQEQVVWLVDLEGVKMSDISFKMSREIVHVLQNYYPRRLGLVILFNAPAIFQPFFKMMRPFLETEIYNKVKFCYSDDHNSRKFLEDLFDMDKLESAFGGNGDTGFDINKYGERMKEEETTRFIHSEHR from the exons ATGAGTGAAGATCAGAAAAAAAGTGCCTCCAAGGGTCATGATGAAATGGTAGTTTCACAAGAACAGCAGGCCAAG ATCACTGAGGTGAGAGAGTTGATAGGGCAGTTATCAGACAAGGAATCTTTGTACTGTTCTGATGCATCAATTTCAAGGTATTTAGTGTCACGCAATTGGAATGTTAAGAAAACAGCTCAAATGTTGAAACAAAGCCTGAAATGGAGAAAAGAATTCAAACCGGAAGAGATCCGCTGG GAAGAGGTTGCTGCTGATGCAGAGTCAGGGTCCATTTATAGACCCAATTATCAGGACAAGTTCGGGAGATCAGTGATTGTAATGACACCTAGACGCAAG AACTCCTTATCAACAGAGAGAGAGATTAAGTATTTAGTACAGTGCTTGGAGAATGCCATTTCAAACCTTCCACCACAGCAGGAACAGGTGGTGTGGCTGGTAGATTTAGAGGGTGTAAAGATGTCGGATATATCGTTCAAAATGTCACGTGAAATTGTCCATGTATTACAAAACTATTATCCAAGGCGCTTGGGTTTGGTAATTCTGTTCAATGCACCTGCAATCTTCCAACCATTCTTCAAG ATGATGAGGCCCTTTTTGGAAactgaaatttacaacaaagtAAAGTTTTGCTATTCGGACGATCACAACTCAAGGAAGTTTTTGGAGGATTTATTTGATATGGATAAACTTGAATCTGCATTTGGTGGGAATGGTGACACAGGATTtgacataaataaatatggtGAGAGAATGAAAGAGGAAGAGACAACAAGATTCATTCATTCTGAACACAGATGA